A window from Triticum aestivum cultivar Chinese Spring chromosome 6D, IWGSC CS RefSeq v2.1, whole genome shotgun sequence encodes these proteins:
- the LOC123143652 gene encoding rDNA transcriptional regulator pol5, translating to MAGKKRPPTALAELGPAASDSSQDEAAARAAGPAGEVPAKKKKKLAMEVRKQRKQLDKDRHRQSAEKAAAAPKPQPAPAPAAAAEEAAAVVPVPAPAPVVAGPGLHMNVFRDLASPEASLREAAAEALVAELRDVQRAYEKEKAAREEGEGEEGDRDDGPSQMMEAEKEDGLDNCAPAVRYAIRRLIRGISSSREFARQGFALGLAAVLQSIKAISVEAVMKLIPALLEYSASMKGPEAKDNLLGRLFGFGSLARSGRVLGQWKRDKSSPILRDFVTEVVQLGNKKRYLTEPAVALILDLTRKLPDEAIFSEVLDTPCVQDWFNRAANVGDPDALFLALKFQERSNVQREIFGKLLPYPFSLDNFFTEEHLLSLAACFKESAFCLPRIHSIWHVITDMLIREEASQSDNNTSSSKKHKKSKKGNSSEDSKKNLRNFCEVIIERSLLLSSHDRKHLAFNIIIDLLPRLSPSSIQVILSSKVVLGLMDILSNASSWLYNAGQHFLKELVSLVSNDNDRCVAVVINLQKYSFGRFDSLTKTKTVKGLIAKIQNGQDCLHLVQNLMALFVDEGSVADEPSDQSQTTDENSEVGSIEDKELVGEGNADLLKSWVVNTIPFVLKNLKLTSKGSSLTDSEMIKCIEEKFQVQTEILKFFAVQGLFSASLGTEVTSFELQEKFKWPKTAISTSLRNECIEQLQLLLEDAQKDEALHVSGVKSNDLGFYFMRFINTVCNIPSVSLFRTLSSNDDNAFKKTLATESALFQEERKIGTGLDSTKMHVIRYLLIQLLLQVLLHPEEFWEAAIDVIICCKKTFPSIAQCDNSSAPESVEGGTEESDEDGSDEPNEDGSLESIDVLVQTFLSVLPHVSGPVCFAIEQVFRVFSDEITETGLLDMLRVVKIDLKGSRRQTDSDDDEDEARVDIEDDDEMEDADVGNVDDAPDEMDEEMEDDSADEVDEDQDDLEETVDNKAKDGDEAEATKGGEDSDDSDGMDDDAMFRIDPYIARIFKERNNLPGSETQQSQLMRFKLRVLTLLEIYLQRNPGKKLVLDVYAFLMQAFVKSHSADGNEQFRQRIGGILQKRIFKAKECPKGFDVELSRLESLLQKALHLASRSRYKEVASAAQNATFWILKIINSKGCSKQELASVVDKFQYMLNDYFSNKKSRLKIGFVKEAVRRNPWVGRELFGFALQKIGSTKAEYRRVQTLELVDCILKSWVGDDVSSASKVLKKHMALLCELMQEILTKMPENKSRRQEVRRFCTRALQTVTRLNLKEKFQKKLSPEAYTLCDAQLGAAFVPFRQ from the exons ATGGCCGGGAAGAAGCGGCCCCCGACGGCGCTGGCGGAGCTCGGCCCCGCCGCGTCGGACTCCTCGCAGGACGAggccgcggcgagggcggcgggcccGGCGGGGGAGGTgccggcgaagaagaagaagaagctggccATGGAGGTCAGGAAGCAGCGGAAGCAGCTCGACAAGGACCGCCACCGCCAGTCCGCGGagaaggccgccgccgcccccaagccgcagcccgcgcctgcacccgccgcggcggcggaggaggccgcggcggtGGTCCCGGTGCCCGCGCCCGCTCCGGTGGTGGCGGGGCCGGGGCTCCACATGAATGTCTTCAGGGACCTGGCGTCGCCGGAGGCCTCGCTGAGGGAGGCCGCGGCTGAGGCGCTGGTGGCCGAGCTCCGGGACGTGCAGAGGGCGTACGAGAAGGAGAAGGCCGcgcgggaggagggggagggggaagagggggaTCGCGACGACGGCCCTTCGCAGATGATGGAGGCCGAGAAGGAGGACGGGTTGGATAACTGCGCGCCCGCCGTGCGGTATGCCATCCGGCGGCTCATCCGCGGTATCTCTTCCTCTAGAGAG TTTGCAAGGCAAGGATTTGCGTTGGGTCTCGCAGCTGTGCTCCAATCAATTAAAGCGATCAGCGTCGAAGCCGTTATGAAGTTGATACCTGCTTTGCTGGAATATTCGGCTTCCATGAAAGGACCG GAAGCTAAGGACAATCTTTTGGGGCGCCTCTTTGGATTCGGATCACTTGCAAGGTCTGGAAGGGTTTTAGGACAGTGGAAACGTGATAAGTCTTCTCCTATTCTCAGGGATTTTGTTACAGAGGTTGTGCAACTTGGAAATAAGAAACGATATCTCACCGAGCCTGCGGTTGCATTGATTCTGGATTTAACCAGGAAG CTGCCAGATGAAGCTATATTCTCTGAGGTTCTAGATACCCCTTGTGTACAAGATTGGTTCAACAGAGCTGCTAATGTTGGAGATCCAGATGCGCTCTTCCTGGCTTTGAAGTTCCAAGAAAGAAGTAATGTTCAGAGGGAGATATTTGGGAAGCTTCTGCCATATCCATTCAGTCTTGACAATTTTTTCACAGAAGAGCATCTTCTATCCCTTGCTGCTTGTTTTAAG GAATCTGCATTTTGTCTTCCACGCATTCATAGTATATGGCATGTTATCACGGACATGCTCATCCGGGAGGAAGCTTCTCAGAGTGATAACAATACGAGTTCTAGCAAAAAGCACAAAAAGAGTAAGAAAGGCAATTCCTCTGAGGATTCAAAAAAGAACCTACGCAATTTCTGTGAGGTTATTATTGAAAGATCATTGCTGCTCTCATCTCACGACCGGAAGCATCTAGCATTTAATATAATTATTGATCTCCTACCAAGACTATCTCCATCATCTATTCAAGTAATTCTGTCCAGCAAAGTTGTTCTTGGATTGATGGACATTCTGTCTAATGCTTCATCGTGGTTGTACAATGCCGGTCAACATTTTCTGAAAGAATTAGTCAGTTTAGTAAGCAATGACAATGATCGTTGTGTTGCTGTTGTCATCAACTTGCAGAAGTATAGCTTTGGAAGATTTGACAGCCTGACAAAAACAAAAACTGTTAAAGGGTTGATCGCCAAGATCCAGAATGGCCAAGATTGTTTGCATCTTGTGcaaaatttgatggcactctttgtGGATGAAGGTTCTGTTGCAGATGAACCATCTGATCAAAGTCAGACAACTGATGAGAATTCAGAAGTTGGCTCAATTGAAGATAAGGAACTTGTTGGCGAAGGGAACGCTGACCTTCTGAAGAGTTGGGTGGTCAATACAATTCCATTTGTCTTGAAAAATCTGAAGCTTACATCTAAAGGAAGTTCGCTGACAGATTCTGAGATGATCAAGTGTATTGAAGAAAAATTTCAGGTGCAGACTGAGATACTAAAATTCTTTGCAGTCCAAGGTCTGTTCTCAGCCTCTTTAGGAACTGAGGTGACATCATTTGAGTTGCAAGAGAAGTTCAAATGGCCAAAGACAGCTATATCAACATCACTTCGCAATGAATGCATTGAACAACTTCAGTTATTACTAGAAGATGCACAAAAGGACGAGGCTTTGCATGTTAGCGGGGTTAAGTCTAATGACTTAGGCTTCTACTTCATGCGTTTCATTAACACTGTGTGCAATATTCCTTCAGTTTCACTGTTCAGAACCTTGAGCAGCAATGATGATAATGCATTCAAGAAAACACTGGCTACGGAATCTGCACTTTTCCAGGAG GAAAGAAAAATTGGCACTGGATTGGATTCAACTAAAATGCACGTGATACGTTATCTCCTTATTCAGTTACTGCTGCAAGTTCTGCTCCATCCAGAGGAGTTCTGGGAGGCTGCAATTGATGTGATTATATGTTGCAAGAAAACATTTCCTTCAATTGCTCAGTGCGACAATTCCAGTGCGCCGGAATCTGTTGAGGGTGGTACAGAGGAGTCTGATGAGGATGGGTCAGATGAGCCTAATGAGGATGGGTCATTAGAGTCTATTGATGTACTTGTGCAGACTTTTCTCTCTGTTTTGCCTCATGTATCTGGCCCCGTGTGTTTTGCCATTGAACAG GTTTTCCGTGTGTTCAGTGATGAGATTACAGAAACAGGGCTTCTTGATATGCTGAGAGTTGTAAAGATAGATTTGAAAGGCTCCCGTCGTCAAACAGAtagcgatgatgatgaagatgaggctcGTGTTGATATCGAAGATGATGATGAAATGGAAGATGCGGATGTTGGGAATGTTGATGATGCCCCAGATGAAAtggatgaggaaatggaagatgatTCAGCTGATGAAGTAGACGAGGATCAGGATGATTTGGAAGAAACAGTCGACAATAAGGCAAAAGATGGAGATGAGGCAGAAGCTACCAAAGGTGGGGAAGATTCAGATGATTcagatggtatggacgacgatgctatgTTCCGTATTGATCCTTATATTGCGAGGATTTTCAAGGAGCGAAACAACCTTCCTGGTAGTGAAACCCAGCAATCTCAACTTATGCGATTTAAGCTTCGCGTGCTTACTTTACTGGAGATATATCTTCAGAGGAATCCAG GAAAAAAACTGGTGCTGGATGTGTATGCTTTCTTAATGCAAGCTTTTGTGAAATCACATAGCGCCGATGGCAATGAGCAGTTCAGGCAACGTATTGGTGGTATATTGCAGAAAAGGATATTCAAAGCAAAAGAATGTCCAAAAGGCTTTGATGTCGAACTTAGTAGACTTGAAAGTTTGCTGCAGAAGGCTCTGCATCTGGCATCACGGTCACGATACAAAGAAGTTGCTTCTGCGGCCCAAAATGCCACGTTTTGGATTCTGAAGATTATCAATTCCAAGGGTTGTTCCAAGCAGGAACTTGCAAGTGTGGTCGATAAGTTCCAGTACATGCTGAACGACTACTTCAGCAACAAGAAATCGCGGCTGAAGATTGGTTTTGTGAAGGAGGCTGTCCGCAGGAACCCCTGGGTAGGACGGGAGCTTTTCGGCTTTGCTCTACAGAAGATCGGCAGCACCAAGGCTGAATACCGAAGAGTTCAAACTTTGGAGCTGGTGGACTGCATATTGAAATCCTGGGTCGGCGACGATGTCTCGAGCGCATCAAAGGTTTTGAAGAAGCATATGGCTCTGCTGTGCGAGCTGATGCAGGAAATCCTCACAAAGATGCCCGAAAACAAGTCGCGTCGCCAGGAGGTGCGTAGATTCTGCACGCGGGCTCTGCAAACCGTGACGAGGCTCAATCTGAAAGAGAAGTTTCAGAAGAAGCTAAGCCCGGAAGCCTACACCCTGTGTGATGCACAGCTGGGAGCTGCATTTGTTCCCTTCCGACAGTGA
- the LOC123143656 gene encoding uncharacterized protein, which translates to MADKPSRALVLYAAGHAALLAGGGGGKGHLDAFASIASCGFLSVRTPAVNEDGGDRNSGTILELAQLLDVYDGLYPAKDGETARVDPQELVVPKLSERFMGLRAAMVTNCPGVSSFAANLGFHVFGTEDFAAQSGSGSSSKDTRIIDRAFTLLGFAEWNVQDASEFDLVFVHAAMENTASKLGKLGMKTDLNRLDKLVASVMEAAPVGSAVAARIHVSVILSYGSATENKEEACLIVNSSTETDSDLKLLRPRQSYTMKAGKTLDDVRNHHPMLLAQWQQGVTRSDLAKEFSFEEFIKRAGNFAMLAERFLHEVAFKLWKAPKYGA; encoded by the exons ATGGCGGACAAGCCGAGCCGGGCGCTGGTGCTGTACGCCGCCGGCCACGCGGCGCTGCTCGCCGGGGGCGGAGGGGGGAAGGGCCACCTCGACGCGTTCGCCTCCATCGCCTCCTGCGGCTTCCTCTCCGTCCGCACCCCCGCCGTCAACG AGGACGGAGGGGACAGGAACAGCGGCACGATTCTCGAGCTGGCGCAGCTGCTCGACGTGTACGATGGCCTCTACCCTGCCAAG GATGGGGAAACTGCCCGGGTGGATCCGCAGGAGCTAGTAGTCCCCAAGCTATCCGAGAG GTTTATGGGGCTGAGAGCTGCTATGGTCACCAATTGCCCGGGTGTTAGCTCATTCGCGGCGAATCTTGGCTTCCACGTTTTTGGAACTGAAGATTTCGCCGCTCAGTCAGGTTCAGGCAGCAGTTCTAAGGACACTAGAATAATCGACCGGGCGTTCACTCTGCTGGGATTTGCAGAGTGGAATGTCCAGGATGCGTCTGAATTCGATCTGGTCTTTGTGCATGCCGCAATGGAGAACACAGCCAGCAAGCTGGGGAAATTAGGGATGAAGACGGATCTCAACCGGCTTGACAAATTGGTGGCTTCCGTCATGGAAGCTGCGCCGGTTGGTTCAGCTGTCGCCGCCCGTATTCATGTGTCTGTGATCTTGAGCTATGGATCTGCTACTGAAAATAAGGAAGAGGCATGCCTCATCGTAAACTCTTCAACCGAAACTGATTCCGACTTGAAGTTACTCCGTCCACGCCAGAGCTACACTATGAAAGCAGGAAAGACGTTGGATGATGTCAG GAATCATCATCCAATGCTACTGGCACAGTGGCAACAAGGAGTAACACGTTCTGATTTGGCCAAAGAGTTCTCTTTTGAGGAATTTATAAAG CGTGCCGGAAACTTTGCTATGCTTGCTGAGCGCTTTCTACATGAGGTTGCATTTAAGCTCTGGAAAGCGCCAAAATATGGAGCATAG
- the LOC123143653 gene encoding uncharacterized protein: protein MDSSTSTAAVAGPTPKSSRRANYGPVLEDEPPRLRFTVGQYPSRFPLADAPGFISSIGAALARHADADAQVESLEISLVFRAPHQHYIASLGTYATEHPHAALVTADHVRAWLRFGMARAAGSFVLELPPRPRSTTEKCASGAAAEAEKNGMALELPRSAAAATVALTLGDATLALPAPAEASFPALAELLLSNARIGDEHRLSGLLSSPSFPRLKRLRLEHLAGVGELDLCVGDLEELAIVGVRDLWCLQVSAPRLRALRVTECFRLESSAGELAIAGPALEALTCSSMCRMQGLQFDGGPSVREIGGLPLWTHGHANHAARNEAAISILKQCTAANRLTLDLHVPSYMREALVDATGSGMEDCASILVDDIPQLLNITALTVNITTWKGHSYASSLARLIAQCSNLEDLRIDVTRGTEKPACLDRACVCHDEDGWENQQLSLERLVHLDIAGFQGLDYEERLSQMILAGAPALKRE from the exons ATGGACTCCTCCACCTCCACGGCCGCCGTCGCAGGCCCGACGCCGAAGTCAAGCCGGCGCGCCAACTACGGCCCGGTCCTCGAGGACGAGCCGCCGCGCCTCCGCTTCACGGTCGGGCAGTACCCGTCCAGGTTCCCGCTGGCGGACGCCCCCGGCTTCATCTCCTCCATCGGCGCCGCCCTCGCCCgccacgccgacgccgacgcccagGTCGAGTCGCTCGAGATCTCCCTCGTCTTCCGCGCCCCGCACCAGCACTACATCGCCAGCCTCGGCACGTACGCCACGGAGCACCCCCACGCCGCGCTCGTCACGGCCGACCACGTCCGCGCGTGGCTGCGCTTCGGCATGGCCCGCGCCGCGGGCTCCTTCGTGCTCGAGCTGCCACCACGCCCGCGGTCGACGACCGAGAAGTGCGCGTCGGGTGCGGCGGCGGAAGCAGAGAAGAACGGCATGGCTCTGGAGCTGCCGCGCTCGGCCGCGGCGGCGACCGTGGCGCTGACCCTGGGCGACGCCACCCTCGCGCTCCCCGCGCCCGCGGAGGCCTCGTTCCCCGCGCTCGCAGAGCTGCTGCTCAGCAACGCCCGGATCGGCGACGAGCACCGCCTCAGCGGGCTCCTCTCGTCCCCGTCCTTCCCTCGCCTGAAGAGGCTTCGGCTCGAGCACCTGGCGGGCGTGGGGGAGCTGGACCTCTGCGTCGGCGACCTCGAGGAGCTGGCGATCGTGGGCGTGCGCGACCTGTGGTGCCTGCAGGTGAGCGCGCCACGcctgcgcgcgctccgcgtcaccGAGTGCTTCAGGCTGGAGTCCAGCGCAGGGGAGCTGGCGATCGCCGGGCCGGCGCTCGAGGCGCTCACGTGCTCCAGCATGTGCAGGATGCAGGGCCTGCAGTTCGACGGCGGGCCGTCCGTTAGGGAGATCGGGGGGCTTCCCCTGTGGACGCACGGGCACGCCAACCATGCCGCCCGCAACGAGGCCGCCATATCGATCCTGAAGCAATGCACCGCCGCGAACCGCCTTACCCTGGACCTACATGTGCCCAGC TATATGAGGGAGGCCCTGGTGGATGCCACGGGTTCAGGGATGGAGGATTGTGCGAGCATACTAGTGGACGACATACCACAGCTACTTAACATCACTGCTCTGACGGTCAATATCACAACATGGAAGGGGCATTCGTATGCTTCCAGTTTGGCAAGGCTCATTGCACAATGCAGCAATCTTGAAGACCTCCGCATTGATGTCACGAGAGGCACCGAGAAG CCGGCATGCTTGGATCGAGCTTGCGTCTGCCACGACGAAGACGGCTGGGAGAACCAGCAGCTCTCACTGGAGCGTCTTGTACACTTGGACATCGCTGGGTTCCAGGGACTGGACTACGAGGAGCGCCTGTCTCAGATGATACTAGCGGGCGCCCCAGCTCTCAAGAGAGAATGA